A genomic region of Zalophus californianus isolate mZalCal1 chromosome 1, mZalCal1.pri.v2, whole genome shotgun sequence contains the following coding sequences:
- the LOC113917836 gene encoding prefoldin subunit 1-like: MKKHAHLIDTEIMTLVDETHMYEGVGRMFILQSKEVIHNQLLEKQKIAEEKIKELEQKKSYLEQSVKEAEDSTREMLMARRAQ; the protein is encoded by the coding sequence atgaaaaagcatGCACATCTTATAGATACAGAGATCATGACTTTGGTAGATGAGACTCACATGTATGAAGGTGTaggaagaatgtttattcttcaGTCCAAGGAGGTAATTCACAATCAACtgttagagaaacagaaaatagcagaagaaaaaattaaagaattagaaCAGAAGAAATCCTACCTGGAGCAGAGTGTGAAGGAAGCGGAGGACAGCACCCGGGAGATGCTGATGGCACGAAGGGCACAGTAG